From Pseudomonas putida, one genomic window encodes:
- a CDS encoding low affinity iron permease family protein — MKFAQFCQWLANHAGKPSTFLIAVVLIAMWAASGPWFHYNDTWQLIVNTSTTIITFLMVFLIQNTQNRDNDIIHVKLDELIRATKSAEQSVLDLEALDNREIHKLRKEYQAMGSECDPHHQAPAEHQTDDVARDNLQR, encoded by the coding sequence ATGAAATTCGCCCAGTTCTGCCAATGGCTCGCCAACCACGCCGGTAAGCCGAGCACCTTTTTGATCGCCGTGGTGTTGATCGCCATGTGGGCTGCCTCTGGGCCCTGGTTTCACTACAACGATACCTGGCAACTTATCGTCAACACGTCGACCACCATCATCACATTCCTGATGGTTTTCCTGATTCAGAACACCCAGAACCGGGATAACGACATCATCCACGTGAAGCTCGACGAGCTGATTCGCGCTACGAAATCTGCGGAGCAGTCGGTATTGGATCTCGAAGCGCTCGATAACCGGGAAATCCATAAACTTCGCAAGGAATATCAGGCGATGGGCAGCGAATGTGATCCCCACCATCAGGCGCCTGCTGAGCATCAGACGGACGATGTGGCTCGGGATAACCTACAGCGCTAG
- a CDS encoding response regulator yields MKLDIEGLSLSGKTVVVVEDDPTLQALLVEILIELGATCDAFDNSEDALIHLMGLKSDCSLIVVDHGVPGSIKGMEFISMAHERWPGLPAILTSGYQLDASQVTPPVTYLFKPWSIEELAQAIDQALPPADVPSTLLLGHQQGL; encoded by the coding sequence ATGAAGCTCGACATTGAGGGTTTGTCGCTGTCAGGGAAGACAGTAGTTGTCGTAGAGGATGATCCAACGCTTCAAGCCCTTCTGGTGGAAATCCTGATCGAGTTGGGCGCCACCTGCGATGCGTTCGATAACTCAGAAGATGCTTTGATTCACTTGATGGGACTCAAGAGCGACTGCTCGTTGATCGTTGTCGATCACGGTGTTCCGGGAAGCATCAAAGGTATGGAATTCATCTCCATGGCACACGAAAGGTGGCCTGGGCTACCCGCCATTCTGACCTCGGGCTATCAGCTGGATGCTTCTCAGGTCACACCACCTGTTACCTACCTCTTCAAGCCGTGGTCGATAGAGGAACTCGCTCAAGCTATTGACCAAGCGCTTCCCCCTGCAGACGTACCTTCAACTCTTCTGCTGGGCCACCAACAAGGTCTCTAG
- a CDS encoding DNA methylase, with protein sequence MKTITACDLGIEVTDALGVFRWLLASFLMGKRIRATVAVQAYRTLVDQQGLDTPIKLAQTSHSTLVKLLGQAGYARYDESTARRLHDLGNKVEVELVAQLEALQEGSDAEGFKRWLLSLEGVGPKTVEIFMREGLSHLTKL encoded by the coding sequence TTGAAGACTATAACTGCCTGTGACCTCGGCATTGAGGTCACGGATGCCCTTGGCGTGTTCAGATGGTTGTTGGCCAGCTTTCTCATGGGGAAGCGCATCCGCGCCACCGTAGCAGTGCAGGCGTACCGGACGCTTGTCGATCAGCAGGGCCTGGATACGCCGATTAAGCTTGCCCAGACTTCTCATTCCACGCTGGTCAAACTCCTCGGCCAGGCCGGCTATGCGCGCTACGATGAATCCACTGCCCGACGACTGCATGATCTTGGCAACAAGGTAGAAGTGGAACTGGTTGCCCAACTTGAGGCACTGCAGGAGGGGTCAGATGCTGAGGGATTTAAGCGCTGGCTACTGAGTTTAGAGGGCGTAGGCCCAAAGACCGTGGAGATTTTCATGCGTGAAGGCTTGTCCCATTTGACGAAGTTGTAA
- a CDS encoding DUF2188 domain-containing protein produces the protein MDSYHLSPTSDGWELKKVGAERASKRAATKQELVSVLADVFEGKTASVKIHKADGTLEEERTYPRSADPRRSKG, from the coding sequence ATGGATAGTTATCACCTCAGCCCGACTTCGGATGGCTGGGAATTGAAGAAAGTCGGTGCTGAGCGAGCCTCAAAACGAGCCGCCACGAAGCAGGAGCTTGTCAGTGTCCTTGCAGATGTCTTCGAGGGTAAGACGGCGTCCGTGAAGATCCACAAAGCGGACGGCACTCTCGAGGAGGAACGCACCTATCCACGTTCAGCTGACCCGCGCCGTAGCAAAGGTTGA
- a CDS encoding DUF6555 family protein, which translates to MIGQQLYVIEYELHSEPRTFIIRLEKMDNGAAWHWAGCDAGVGIIPRFSQQNIKLVSRPMAERYGIAKVKWRLAGEGPEFVPQPIDVGKFSGAT; encoded by the coding sequence GTGATCGGACAGCAACTCTATGTAATTGAGTACGAGCTTCACAGTGAGCCTCGGACATTCATTATCCGTCTGGAGAAAATGGACAACGGCGCCGCATGGCACTGGGCCGGCTGTGATGCCGGCGTGGGCATCATTCCGCGTTTCAGTCAGCAGAACATCAAACTGGTCAGTCGCCCGATGGCTGAGCGGTATGGCATTGCCAAGGTGAAGTGGAGGCTGGCTGGAGAGGGCCCCGAATTCGTTCCGCAACCTATCGATGTCGGCAAATTCTCAGGTGCTACCTAA
- a CDS encoding peptidase M42 yields the protein MKTEALLTELLNARGPGGQEDEVRAICLRELRLFCDDTHIDPAGNVVGVIRGGRAGSPEAAIRVMAHLDEIAMIVKNVLENGTLEVLALGGAQPISFGVCPVDILGDEHILPGVLSYGSMHNSGRTSNGRDVLAGNVQWKDVYIVTRKSKSELQKLGVRPGTRVVLSQHWRKPFKVHDCIAAHFLDDRAPLSAVILCAKLLSERREKLKQDVWFVLTTLEEESNAGAMYAASRLPGDTTIAVEVGPVLEEYGTELSANPIINTGDQKGYYSRTVVQGLIAAGLKAGFKPQSALLVDFASDASAVMSAGIDARAGCIAIPTENTHGFEMVLLEGITACAETLFEFLTGSQDT from the coding sequence TTGAAGACTGAGGCATTACTGACCGAGCTCCTCAACGCCCGAGGGCCGGGCGGACAAGAAGATGAAGTACGGGCCATTTGTCTGCGCGAGCTGCGCCTATTCTGTGATGACACGCACATCGACCCTGCTGGCAATGTGGTGGGGGTAATTCGTGGGGGCCGCGCTGGTAGCCCAGAGGCAGCCATACGCGTTATGGCCCATCTCGATGAGATCGCGATGATCGTCAAAAATGTGCTGGAGAACGGCACCCTGGAGGTGCTCGCTCTAGGGGGGGCGCAACCGATAAGCTTCGGCGTGTGCCCTGTCGATATCCTGGGCGATGAACACATCCTGCCGGGTGTTTTGTCCTACGGTTCAATGCACAACAGCGGTCGTACTTCGAATGGAAGAGACGTGTTGGCAGGAAATGTTCAGTGGAAAGATGTCTATATCGTCACGCGCAAGAGCAAGTCAGAGCTCCAGAAGCTTGGCGTTCGGCCTGGTACTCGAGTCGTGCTGAGTCAGCACTGGCGTAAGCCCTTCAAGGTACATGACTGTATTGCCGCTCACTTCCTCGACGACCGAGCTCCGCTGAGCGCTGTCATTCTCTGTGCGAAGCTACTGAGTGAACGGCGAGAGAAACTGAAGCAAGACGTTTGGTTCGTGCTTACGACGCTGGAGGAAGAGTCGAATGCCGGCGCCATGTACGCAGCTTCCCGGCTGCCCGGCGACACCACAATCGCTGTCGAGGTCGGCCCTGTACTTGAGGAATATGGCACGGAGCTTTCGGCCAATCCGATCATCAATACCGGCGACCAGAAGGGATACTACAGCCGCACCGTGGTGCAGGGCCTAATCGCCGCTGGCCTAAAGGCCGGTTTTAAGCCCCAGTCGGCATTGCTCGTCGATTTTGCATCCGATGCAAGCGCGGTGATGAGCGCCGGGATCGATGCCCGGGCTGGTTGCATTGCGATACCCACCGAGAATACCCATGGCTTCGAAATGGTGCTTCTGGAGGGGATTACGGCCTGCGCTGAGACCTTGTTCGAATTTCTTACAGGTAGTCAGGACACATAG
- a CDS encoding SDR family oxidoreductase — MRDFPTPPFPSQPQNVPGSQRKMEPYPDCGEQSYTGHNRLEGKVALITGADSGIGRAVAIAYAREGADVAIAYLNEHEDAKETARWVESAGRQCLLLPGDLAQKQHCYDIVEKTVSQFGRIDILVNNAAFQMSHETLEEIDDDEWVKTFDTNITAIFRICQAALPSMPKGSSIINTSSVNSDDPSPSLLAYATTKGAIANFTAGLAQLLGKKGIRVNSVAPGPIWTPLIPSTMPEEAVTHFGSKTPLGRPGQPVEVAPIYVLLGSDEASYISGSRYAVTGGKPIL, encoded by the coding sequence ATGCGAGACTTCCCTACCCCGCCCTTCCCTTCGCAGCCTCAAAATGTCCCTGGCTCACAGCGCAAGATGGAGCCCTACCCGGATTGTGGTGAGCAGTCGTATACCGGCCACAATCGCCTCGAAGGCAAGGTTGCACTCATCACCGGAGCAGACAGCGGCATCGGGCGGGCAGTGGCGATTGCCTATGCCCGTGAAGGCGCCGACGTCGCCATCGCTTATCTGAATGAGCATGAAGACGCGAAAGAAACCGCGCGCTGGGTTGAGTCCGCAGGCCGTCAATGCCTGCTGTTGCCCGGAGACCTGGCGCAGAAACAGCACTGCTACGACATCGTCGAAAAGACCGTTAGCCAGTTCGGGCGTATCGACATCCTGGTCAACAACGCGGCGTTCCAGATGTCCCACGAAACCCTGGAGGAAATCGACGATGACGAATGGGTGAAGACTTTCGATACCAACATCACCGCCATCTTCCGTATTTGCCAGGCGGCCCTGCCTTCCATGCCCAAGGGCAGTTCGATTATCAATACGAGCTCGGTCAATTCCGACGATCCATCCCCCAGCCTGCTGGCTTATGCCACGACCAAGGGGGCCATTGCCAACTTCACTGCTGGCCTGGCTCAGTTGCTAGGCAAGAAAGGTATTCGGGTCAACAGCGTTGCGCCAGGGCCTATCTGGACGCCTCTAATTCCTTCCACCATGCCAGAGGAAGCGGTTACACACTTTGGTTCCAAAACACCATTGGGTCGTCCCGGACAACCGGTGGAGGTCGCTCCGATCTACGTGCTGCTGGGCTCCGACGAAGCCAGTTACATCAGTGGCTCACGTTACGCAGTGACTGGCGGCAAACCGATCCTCTAG
- a CDS encoding CinA family protein: protein MENDPVLAALGYLKNNKLILSTAESCTAGCLVALLAAVPGTGEVLESGYVVYSPSAKKRLLGVSAETIERYGLTSEAVAWEMALGALRDSDANVVIATTGIAGPAPESGIPPGTMCFAWAFAGEPIAVFTRTQRFFGERPEVMRQGALFGLTRLSHYHQRWLRGERA, encoded by the coding sequence ATGGAAAACGACCCTGTACTGGCCGCCCTCGGCTATCTCAAAAACAACAAACTGATTTTGAGCACAGCAGAATCGTGCACTGCAGGCTGCCTTGTGGCGTTGTTGGCGGCGGTACCGGGTACCGGAGAGGTGCTGGAAAGCGGCTATGTCGTCTACTCACCCAGCGCCAAGAAGCGGCTGCTGGGGGTCAGTGCCGAAACCATCGAACGATACGGCCTGACCAGCGAAGCAGTAGCTTGGGAAATGGCCTTGGGCGCCTTGAGGGACAGCGATGCGAATGTGGTGATCGCCACCACCGGTATAGCCGGGCCGGCGCCCGAATCCGGGATACCACCGGGGACGATGTGCTTTGCGTGGGCCTTCGCCGGCGAGCCAATTGCCGTTTTCACGCGCACTCAACGCTTCTTCGGCGAGCGGCCTGAAGTCATGCGCCAAGGTGCCCTGTTCGGGTTGACCCGGCTTTCCCACTATCACCAGCGCTGGCTACGCGGTGAGCGCGCCTGA
- a CDS encoding DUF421 domain-containing protein, with protein sequence MDSILRAAGMYVALMLLFRVAGRRSLADLTTFDFVLLLIIGEATQQALLGEDFSFTNAMLVIATLIVLDVGLSLAKLNSKPLARFLDGHATLVVENGRFLHHRMRRARLTEDDILESARDSQGIENIEQVKFAIVERNGKISIIPAE encoded by the coding sequence ATGGATTCGATCCTCCGCGCAGCCGGGATGTACGTCGCACTTATGCTGCTGTTTCGCGTAGCCGGACGGCGCTCACTGGCCGACCTGACGACCTTTGACTTCGTCTTGTTGCTGATCATTGGGGAAGCCACCCAGCAGGCACTTCTGGGCGAGGATTTTTCATTCACCAATGCCATGCTGGTAATTGCCACGCTGATCGTTTTGGACGTCGGCCTTTCACTCGCGAAGCTCAACTCCAAGCCCTTGGCCAGGTTTCTGGATGGGCACGCTACCCTGGTTGTTGAAAATGGGCGCTTCCTGCATCACCGCATGCGTCGCGCACGACTCACGGAGGACGATATCCTTGAGTCAGCGCGGGACAGCCAAGGCATCGAGAACATTGAGCAGGTAAAGTTCGCTATCGTCGAACGCAATGGAAAGATTTCGATCATTCCTGCCGAATAA